Proteins from a single region of Deltaproteobacteria bacterium:
- a CDS encoding lysophospholipid acyltransferase family protein, translating to MAIKFKNLITTKQFHSFLYRFIRLYSLTFKIKIENEQEWMNYIKNGGRVILCTWHQQFFTAIRHFQTYRDFKPSLMISKSSDGEIIAGVAEKSGWHAVRGSSSRDGKDALRKMIDRLQQSGLAGHIVDGPKGPIGKVKAGVIQLAHAADAVIVPFTTSADRAWYFNSWDNFFLPKPFANVTISFGDMIKFAIAEEPETFESQRLYLEMIMLPALRSNPDKK from the coding sequence ATGGCTATTAAATTCAAAAATTTAATAACGACGAAACAGTTTCATTCCTTCCTTTATCGATTCATTCGTCTCTACAGTTTGACATTTAAAATCAAAATTGAAAATGAACAAGAATGGATGAACTATATCAAAAATGGGGGAAGGGTTATCTTATGTACTTGGCATCAGCAATTTTTTACCGCGATACGCCATTTCCAGACTTACAGAGACTTCAAACCATCTCTGATGATCAGCAAAAGCTCTGATGGTGAGATTATCGCCGGGGTGGCCGAAAAAAGCGGCTGGCATGCGGTACGCGGCTCTTCTTCGAGAGATGGGAAAGATGCCTTGAGGAAGATGATCGACCGTTTACAACAATCGGGATTGGCCGGTCATATTGTCGATGGCCCGAAAGGACCAATCGGAAAGGTAAAGGCCGGGGTGATTCAGTTGGCCCACGCTGCTGATGCGGTAATCGTTCCTTTCACAACATCTGCAGACAGGGCATGGTATTTTAACAGCTGGGATAACTTTTTCCTCCCGAAACCTTTCGCCAATGTAACAATCTCATTTGGAGATATGATCAAATTTGCTATCGCGGAAGAACCGGAAACATTTGAAAGTCAAAGGCTTTACCTGGAGATGATTATGCTTCCGGCATTAAGGTCAAACCCCGATAAAAAATGA
- a CDS encoding response regulator gives MPKKILVVDDEKDIVDLIVYNLEKEGFITIKAYNGESALDLIKTQKPDLVILDLMLPGIRGIEVCKLIRKKPETETLPVIMLTAKGDQVDKIIGLEMGADDYITKPFNVRELIARVRAVLRRTEARPDSGKAEIFTFKGLHIDYGSYEVSVDGKRIDLSPTELKLLRFFTQHPGRVYTRDQLLDYVWDDETFVEPRTVDVHISRLRLAIEKDKEKPQYILTVRGIGYKFVDLK, from the coding sequence ATGCCGAAAAAAATACTTGTTGTCGATGATGAAAAAGACATTGTAGATTTAATCGTTTACAATCTTGAGAAAGAAGGGTTTATTACCATTAAGGCCTATAATGGAGAAAGTGCCCTCGATCTGATTAAGACCCAAAAACCGGATCTCGTCATTCTTGATCTCATGCTTCCGGGTATCAGAGGAATAGAAGTATGCAAATTAATTCGGAAGAAGCCGGAGACGGAAACACTTCCCGTTATCATGCTTACAGCCAAAGGTGATCAGGTAGACAAAATCATCGGACTTGAAATGGGGGCAGACGATTATATTACCAAGCCGTTCAATGTGAGAGAATTGATCGCCAGAGTTCGTGCGGTTCTGCGAAGGACGGAAGCGCGTCCAGATTCAGGCAAAGCGGAGATATTTACCTTTAAAGGTCTTCATATTGATTATGGGTCCTATGAGGTGAGCGTGGATGGGAAAAGGATCGATCTTAGTCCGACAGAATTAAAATTATTACGTTTTTTTACCCAGCATCCCGGCAGGGTTTACACCAGGGATCAGCTTTTAGATTATGTCTGGGATGATGAAACATTCGTGGAACCCCGCACCGTGGATGTCCATATCAGCCGCCTGAGACTGGCCATAGAAAAAGATAAAGAAAAACCGCAGTATATTCTAACCGTAAGGGGTATCGGATATAAATTCGTGGATCTGAAATGA
- the radA gene encoding DNA repair protein RadA, which translates to MKKIKTTFFCQNCGHQSPKWLGKCPSCGEWNRFVEEELRMIDPAVSMGLQFNEAPIPIDEIVADEKERITTGIVEMDRVLGGGIVNGSVTLVGGDPGIGKSTLLLQILHNLAEKGLKILYVSGEESAKQIKLRGRRIGASSKNLIVLVEIDLDNIIRHIKEISPSVVVIDSIQTMYSSVLTSAPGSVGQVRESSGRLILMSKKTGIPIFLVGHVTKDGSIAGPKVLEHMVDTVLYFEGDSGHAYRIIRSIKNRFGPTNEIGVFEMRDVGLIEVTNPSAFFLTERPEGAAGSVVVPSIEGTRPILIEIQSLVSPTSFGMPRRTTIGVDHNRVSLLAAVMDKICGFRLGGHDIFINVAGGMKVDEPAVDLGIVASMASSFLDRPIDAGTVVFGEVGLTGEVRGISQMDMRIKEAARMGFKRCIIPQTPFRNDSMEKKMEFIKVNNLKKLLEYLF; encoded by the coding sequence GTGAAAAAAATTAAAACCACATTTTTCTGTCAGAACTGCGGCCACCAGTCACCGAAGTGGCTGGGTAAGTGTCCCTCATGTGGCGAGTGGAACCGGTTTGTTGAAGAAGAACTAAGAATGATTGATCCCGCGGTTTCAATGGGCCTCCAGTTCAACGAAGCCCCTATACCCATTGATGAAATTGTAGCTGATGAAAAAGAACGAATCACCACCGGGATCGTGGAAATGGATAGGGTTCTTGGGGGTGGGATTGTAAACGGGTCGGTCACGCTGGTCGGTGGCGACCCCGGCATCGGGAAGTCGACACTGCTTCTCCAGATACTTCACAATCTGGCGGAAAAGGGTTTAAAGATACTTTACGTCTCCGGTGAGGAATCGGCAAAGCAGATAAAACTCCGGGGGAGGCGGATCGGGGCTTCTTCGAAAAACCTCATCGTTCTTGTAGAGATAGATCTGGATAATATCATCAGGCATATTAAAGAGATATCACCGAGTGTGGTGGTGATTGATTCCATCCAGACGATGTATTCGTCGGTTCTCACATCGGCACCGGGAAGTGTTGGGCAGGTCAGGGAATCATCGGGGCGGCTCATTCTCATGTCAAAAAAGACGGGCATCCCCATCTTTCTGGTAGGTCATGTCACCAAAGACGGTTCTATTGCAGGTCCGAAGGTCCTGGAACATATGGTTGATACGGTACTCTATTTTGAGGGTGATTCGGGACATGCCTACAGAATTATCAGAAGTATTAAAAACCGGTTCGGACCGACCAATGAAATAGGTGTCTTTGAAATGAGAGACGTTGGTCTCATCGAGGTAACGAATCCATCTGCGTTTTTTCTGACAGAAAGGCCGGAAGGGGCCGCAGGTTCTGTGGTTGTGCCGAGTATCGAAGGAACCAGGCCGATCCTCATTGAAATCCAGTCCCTTGTCAGCCCTACGAGTTTCGGGATGCCGAGGAGAACAACCATCGGTGTCGATCACAACAGGGTGTCCCTGTTAGCTGCCGTTATGGACAAGATTTGCGGTTTTCGTCTCGGTGGTCACGACATTTTTATCAATGTGGCTGGCGGTATGAAGGTGGATGAGCCGGCAGTAGACCTGGGGATCGTTGCTTCCATGGCCTCCAGTTTTCTTGACAGGCCGATTGATGCGGGTACAGTGGTTTTCGGCGAGGTGGGTCTTACCGGTGAGGTGCGGGGTATCTCCCAAATGGACATGAGGATCAAAGAGGCGGCCCGCATGGGATTCAAACGTTGCATTATTCCGCAGACGCCTTTCCGAAATGATTCTATGGAAAAAAAGATGGAATTCATTAAGGTCAACAACCTGAAAAAGCTCCTCGAGTATCTTTTTTAA
- a CDS encoding phosphoserine transaminase gives MHNPNFSSGPCSKRPNWTLDVLKDAPVSRSHRSSLGKEKLAKAIAESKKILGIPDDYLVGILPGSDTGAFEAAMWTLLGPRPVTVLVWESFSEGWAADITKHLKLKPTILKADYGKIPDLKAVDWSNDVVFVANGTTSGVKIPDWEWIPNDREGLSLCDATSAVFAMTVDWSKVDVLTYSWQKCLGGEAAHGMLILSPRAIQRIESYDPSWPLPKIFRMKKDGKINRTIFEGDTINTPSMLCVEDYLDALQWAKEIGLEGLIERSKANLRIVEEWVEKNDWIDFLAVSKDIRSNTSVCLSVTSEKVRSLSKDDQAKFLKSITSELSKKNIAHDVNSYKDAPPGYRFWCGPTIEPGDIKVALSEMEKIYNQKIKDL, from the coding sequence ATGCATAATCCAAATTTCAGTTCCGGACCTTGCAGTAAGAGACCGAATTGGACACTTGATGTTCTCAAGGATGCTCCTGTCAGTCGATCTCACCGATCTTCTCTGGGTAAAGAAAAACTGGCAAAAGCCATTGCCGAAAGTAAAAAAATTTTGGGAATCCCGGATGACTACCTCGTCGGAATACTTCCCGGATCGGACACCGGCGCTTTCGAAGCAGCAATGTGGACTCTCTTGGGTCCACGGCCGGTTACCGTTCTTGTGTGGGAAAGTTTTTCCGAAGGATGGGCAGCGGATATTACCAAACATCTGAAACTGAAACCAACAATCCTGAAAGCCGATTACGGGAAAATACCCGATCTGAAGGCAGTTGACTGGTCCAATGATGTCGTTTTCGTTGCCAACGGTACCACGAGTGGTGTCAAAATTCCCGACTGGGAATGGATTCCGAATGATCGAGAAGGGTTATCCCTCTGTGATGCCACCAGCGCTGTCTTTGCTATGACAGTTGACTGGTCGAAAGTGGATGTCCTGACGTATTCCTGGCAGAAATGCTTAGGCGGCGAAGCAGCTCATGGCATGCTCATCTTAAGCCCCAGGGCTATACAACGCATTGAATCCTATGATCCCTCGTGGCCGCTTCCAAAAATCTTCCGGATGAAGAAGGACGGCAAGATTAACAGGACCATCTTTGAAGGCGACACCATCAATACGCCTTCCATGCTCTGTGTGGAAGACTACCTTGATGCGCTCCAATGGGCAAAGGAAATCGGACTGGAGGGGCTCATAGAGAGAAGTAAGGCGAATCTCAGGATCGTCGAAGAATGGGTTGAAAAAAATGACTGGATCGACTTTCTCGCCGTCTCAAAGGACATACGGTCAAATACTTCTGTGTGCCTCTCTGTCACCAGTGAAAAAGTAAGAAGCCTGTCGAAAGATGATCAGGCAAAGTTCCTTAAGAGCATAACCAGCGAGTTAAGCAAAAAAAATATTGCACACGATGTAAATTCCTATAAAGATGCACCTCCCGGATATCGCTTCTGGTGCGGTCCGACGATCGAACCGGGTGATATTAAAGTAGCCCTCTCTGAAATGGAGAAAATATACAATCAGAAAATAAAAGATTTATGA
- the serA gene encoding phosphoglycerate dehydrogenase: MKKVLVSDTLAAEGIEILKNAPGIEVDVMTNLTPDELKGIIKDYDGLAIRSATKVTKEIIDHAEKLSVIGRAGIGLDNVDIPAASKRGIVCMNTPGGNTITTGEHTIAMMFSLARKVPQATASMKAGKWEKNKFMGTELYNKTLGIVGIGRVCTIVADRALGLKMNVIAYDPFISPEAAEKLGITLVTLDELLQKSDFISVHTPMTKETRGIINAAAFAKMKQGVFIINCARGGIINEKDLYDALVSGKVAGAALDVFEEEPTKNTELIALNNVICTPHLGASTDEAQINVAIAIAEQIVAFLTKGEIKNAVNFPSISAELLTVIQPYLDLAEKLGKFEAQLVKGAIKEVTVEYSGEILNYNVAPITLSLLKGLLTPILNENVNYINAPVVAKERGIRVIESKSSEAKDYTSMIALTVKTSQEVSYAAGTIFGRHDLRIVRVNKFTVEVIPEGHMLVVSNYDKPGVIGNLGMTLGENSLNIARLHLSREQVDKEALVVLTTDTMVSEDVLSKIRSLPNIISVTQLEM; the protein is encoded by the coding sequence ATGAAAAAAGTTCTCGTAAGCGATACTCTGGCTGCCGAGGGCATTGAAATTTTAAAGAATGCACCAGGAATTGAGGTGGACGTAATGACAAACCTCACCCCCGATGAGTTGAAAGGGATCATCAAGGACTATGATGGTCTTGCCATCAGGAGCGCCACAAAAGTCACCAAGGAAATTATCGATCATGCCGAAAAGCTCTCTGTAATAGGACGCGCAGGAATCGGCCTCGATAATGTGGATATTCCCGCCGCAAGCAAAAGGGGCATCGTCTGCATGAATACCCCTGGCGGCAATACAATCACCACAGGCGAACATACCATTGCCATGATGTTCTCGCTTGCGAGAAAGGTACCCCAGGCCACTGCATCCATGAAAGCAGGAAAGTGGGAAAAAAATAAATTTATGGGCACAGAGCTCTACAACAAGACACTCGGAATTGTCGGCATCGGGCGGGTATGCACCATCGTCGCTGACAGGGCGCTGGGGCTCAAGATGAATGTTATCGCCTATGATCCCTTTATCTCCCCGGAGGCAGCCGAAAAGCTGGGAATTACCCTCGTTACACTGGACGAACTCCTGCAGAAATCAGATTTTATCTCAGTCCATACCCCCATGACGAAAGAGACGAGGGGCATAATCAATGCCGCGGCTTTTGCTAAAATGAAGCAAGGGGTTTTTATTATTAATTGTGCACGCGGGGGGATCATCAATGAAAAGGACCTCTATGATGCCCTTGTCTCGGGAAAAGTCGCAGGCGCCGCTCTCGACGTCTTTGAAGAAGAACCAACGAAAAACACGGAACTTATCGCCCTCAACAACGTCATCTGCACGCCTCATTTAGGCGCATCAACCGACGAAGCACAGATCAATGTTGCCATTGCCATTGCCGAGCAGATAGTTGCCTTTCTTACCAAAGGAGAAATAAAAAATGCCGTCAATTTCCCCTCTATCAGTGCCGAACTGCTGACTGTTATTCAGCCTTATCTTGACCTTGCTGAAAAGCTGGGAAAATTTGAGGCACAACTCGTTAAAGGCGCCATCAAAGAAGTTACCGTGGAGTACAGCGGGGAAATCCTGAACTATAATGTAGCCCCTATTACCCTTTCTCTCCTGAAAGGGCTGTTAACACCCATTCTGAATGAAAATGTCAATTACATAAATGCACCGGTCGTTGCTAAAGAACGCGGCATCAGGGTTATTGAGTCAAAGAGCAGCGAGGCGAAGGATTACACAAGCATGATAGCGTTGACTGTCAAGACATCCCAGGAAGTGAGCTATGCCGCAGGAACCATCTTTGGACGGCACGATCTGAGAATCGTTAGAGTTAACAAATTCACCGTTGAGGTTATCCCGGAGGGTCACATGCTGGTTGTATCCAACTACGACAAACCCGGAGTGATCGGTAATCTTGGTATGACCCTGGGGGAAAACAGCCTCAACATCGCAAGACTTCATTTGAGCCGGGAGCAGGTCGACAAAGAGGCCTTAGTTGTCCTGACGACGGACACTATGGTATCGGAAGATGTGCTCAGCAAGATCCGGAGTCTGCCAAACATCATCTCGGTTACTCAACTCGAGATGTAG
- a CDS encoding adenylosuccinate synthase, translating to MANVAVIGTQWGDEGKGKVVDLYAEDAGVIARFQGGNNAGHTLVVKGEQTILHLVPSGILHDNKICIIGNGVVVNPKVLLGEIDSLKTRGVLPPNTKLYVSEKAHVIMPYHWRLDVARESHGVGKKIGTTGRGIGPTYEDKIARVGIRMCDLLDEQIFRGKLAQNVEEKNFYLTNLFKEEPLDSEAIYNEYRMYADRLRPYIADTSLIMNTEIKKGKKILFEGAQGSHLDIDHGTYPYVTSSNTVSGNASCGTGIGPSAIGAVVGICKAYTTRVGEGPFVTELTGETGDRLREVGHEYGATTGRKRRCGWLDMVLVRQSVRLSGITGIALTKLDVLTGIEKLNICVAYRTPQGEFTESIPSNPRLLAQCEPVYEEMAGWKENITKARKIEELPRNTRRYVERLEELAGAKLVLVSVGAGREETIILKNPFTD from the coding sequence ATGGCAAATGTCGCAGTTATTGGAACGCAATGGGGCGATGAAGGCAAGGGAAAAGTCGTTGATCTGTATGCAGAAGACGCAGGAGTGATCGCACGGTTCCAGGGAGGTAACAATGCAGGGCATACCTTGGTCGTAAAGGGTGAACAAACCATCCTCCACCTGGTCCCTTCCGGAATTTTACATGATAACAAGATTTGCATCATCGGCAACGGGGTGGTAGTCAACCCAAAAGTACTTCTTGGAGAGATAGATAGCCTCAAAACCCGGGGAGTTTTGCCCCCGAACACGAAACTGTATGTGAGTGAAAAAGCCCATGTCATCATGCCATACCACTGGAGGCTCGATGTTGCACGGGAATCTCATGGAGTCGGCAAAAAAATAGGGACCACAGGAAGAGGCATCGGACCAACATACGAAGACAAGATCGCACGGGTGGGAATAAGAATGTGTGATCTCCTGGATGAGCAGATATTCAGGGGAAAACTTGCACAAAACGTTGAGGAAAAAAATTTCTATTTGACGAACCTCTTTAAGGAAGAACCACTGGACAGTGAAGCGATATATAACGAATACCGGATGTACGCCGATCGCCTCAGACCATATATCGCCGATACATCACTGATTATGAACACTGAGATCAAAAAGGGGAAGAAAATTCTCTTTGAGGGCGCCCAGGGTTCACACCTGGACATTGATCATGGCACATATCCTTACGTGACATCATCAAATACCGTATCCGGTAATGCCAGCTGTGGAACCGGCATAGGGCCATCGGCAATCGGCGCTGTCGTTGGAATCTGCAAAGCGTATACAACAAGGGTAGGTGAAGGTCCCTTTGTAACGGAATTGACAGGGGAAACGGGAGACCGCCTGCGAGAGGTCGGGCACGAATATGGAGCTACCACCGGAAGAAAGCGCCGCTGCGGCTGGCTGGATATGGTACTCGTAAGACAATCTGTGCGGTTATCCGGCATAACCGGAATTGCCCTGACCAAACTCGATGTCCTCACCGGTATCGAAAAACTGAATATCTGTGTAGCCTACCGGACGCCGCAGGGAGAATTCACTGAATCCATTCCTTCAAATCCCCGTCTCCTCGCACAGTGCGAACCTGTTTATGAAGAGATGGCAGGATGGAAAGAAAATATCACCAAGGCCAGGAAGATCGAAGAACTTCCCCGAAATACGAGACGATACGTTGAAAGACTGGAAGAGCTTGCGGGTGCAAAATTAGTGCTCGTTTCAGTGGGAGCAGGCAGGGAGGAAACGATAATCCTGAAAAATCCTTTCACTGACTGA
- a CDS encoding Tm-1-like ATP-binding domain-containing protein — protein sequence MSKKVVLVGSLDTKGKEYAFIKELIEKQNIETLVVDFGVQGKPAFKPDIGRSKVAKAGGGDLAYLASGDHKDEAMKTMATGLSVIVRKLYDQGKLDGIIGMGGTGGTSIITAAMRTLPVGVPKVMVSTVGGGDVSAYAGTKDITFMPSIVDVSGVNRISRVIYANAAGAISGMVKVKRSKAVDEKPLVVASMFGNTTKCVDHARGILEKKGYEVLVFHATGTGGKTMESLIADGYITASMDTTTTELADEVCGGVFNAGPERCLAASRAGIPAVLVPGCVDMANFWGIETVPAKYKGRNLYKWNPNVTLLRTNVEENIQMGKMLAAAANAATAPVAVLIPLKGVSMLDSEGGTFWDPKADRACFDSIKKNLKPGIPYLEINHNINDPEFSGKVADMLLKMLKK from the coding sequence ATGTCAAAAAAAGTTGTTCTTGTGGGGTCACTCGACACGAAAGGAAAGGAATATGCCTTTATAAAGGAGTTGATCGAAAAGCAGAACATCGAGACTTTGGTAGTCGATTTCGGCGTCCAGGGGAAACCGGCTTTTAAACCCGATATCGGCCGCAGCAAAGTTGCGAAAGCAGGCGGTGGTGATCTCGCTTACTTAGCCTCGGGCGATCACAAAGACGAGGCAATGAAAACCATGGCAACCGGTTTATCTGTCATTGTGCGCAAGCTTTATGATCAGGGCAAGCTCGATGGAATCATAGGTATGGGCGGCACCGGCGGTACATCGATCATAACGGCCGCCATGCGAACACTGCCTGTTGGTGTACCCAAGGTCATGGTTTCTACGGTAGGCGGAGGCGATGTCAGTGCCTATGCCGGCACAAAGGATATCACATTCATGCCTTCCATCGTAGATGTATCCGGCGTTAACAGGATCAGCCGCGTCATCTATGCCAATGCCGCCGGCGCCATTTCTGGAATGGTAAAAGTTAAAAGGTCCAAGGCGGTCGATGAAAAACCATTGGTTGTGGCATCAATGTTTGGCAACACTACAAAGTGCGTCGACCATGCCCGCGGCATCCTTGAGAAGAAAGGCTATGAAGTCCTTGTCTTTCACGCAACGGGTACCGGAGGAAAGACAATGGAAAGTCTTATAGCAGATGGTTATATTACCGCTTCCATGGACACCACCACCACTGAACTGGCCGACGAGGTGTGCGGCGGCGTGTTTAATGCCGGACCTGAGCGTTGCTTAGCTGCATCACGCGCGGGTATCCCCGCAGTGCTTGTTCCGGGTTGCGTGGACATGGCCAATTTCTGGGGTATAGAAACTGTTCCTGCAAAGTACAAGGGACGTAACCTCTACAAGTGGAATCCCAATGTTACCCTGCTGCGCACAAATGTAGAGGAAAACATTCAAATGGGTAAGATGCTGGCTGCTGCGGCCAACGCAGCCACGGCGCCGGTAGCTGTCCTTATCCCGCTTAAGGGCGTATCCATGCTGGACAGCGAGGGCGGTACTTTCTGGGATCCCAAGGCTGATCGGGCCTGCTTCGATAGCATCAAAAAGAATTTAAAGCCGGGCATCCCTTACCTTGAGATTAACCATAACATCAATGACCCAGAATTCTCCGGAAAAGTGGCCGATATGCTCTTGAAAATGCTTAAGAAGTAA
- a CDS encoding phosphoenolpyruvate hydrolase family protein, with protein MAIPRKEILKRLHAQIKAGKPIVGCGAGTGISAKFAEAGGADIIIIYNSGRYRMAGRGSLAGLMPYGDANAIVVEMASEVLPVVKNAPVLAGVCGTDPFRLMPVFLKQLKEIGFSGVQNFPTVGLIDGNFRANLEATGMGYDKEIEAIRLAHELDMFTSPYVFDTDQAKEMAKAGADQLVAHVGLTTSGSIGAAVALTLDDAIAKVMEIAAVGRKVRKDIIVICHGGPFDEPDSVGKALKRMPGIAGFFGASSIERLPTERGIRGQVESFKQLKLAK; from the coding sequence ATGGCAATCCCTCGTAAAGAAATATTAAAACGCCTGCATGCTCAGATAAAGGCGGGTAAACCCATTGTCGGTTGTGGGGCCGGTACCGGTATATCGGCTAAATTCGCTGAAGCGGGCGGAGCCGACATTATAATCATATACAACTCCGGGCGCTATCGCATGGCTGGGCGCGGCTCTCTGGCTGGTTTAATGCCTTATGGCGACGCTAACGCTATCGTCGTTGAAATGGCATCTGAAGTGCTACCGGTTGTCAAGAACGCCCCCGTGTTGGCCGGTGTCTGCGGCACCGATCCCTTTCGTCTGATGCCGGTATTCCTTAAGCAGCTCAAAGAGATCGGTTTTTCCGGAGTTCAAAACTTCCCTACCGTCGGCCTTATTGACGGCAACTTCCGCGCCAACCTGGAAGCCACGGGCATGGGTTACGATAAAGAAATAGAAGCTATCAGATTGGCACACGAACTCGACATGTTCACCTCCCCTTATGTTTTTGACACCGACCAGGCCAAAGAAATGGCCAAGGCCGGCGCTGATCAACTGGTAGCTCACGTTGGACTCACGACTTCGGGAAGCATTGGAGCAGCCGTCGCCCTGACCTTGGATGATGCAATTGCCAAGGTTATGGAGATAGCGGCGGTCGGGCGCAAGGTCCGCAAAGATATCATCGTGATTTGCCATGGAGGACCGTTTGACGAACCCGATAGTGTGGGGAAGGCGCTAAAACGCATGCCGGGCATCGCCGGTTTCTTCGGTGCGTCAAGTATTGAGCGTCTGCCCACTGAACGGGGTATCCGCGGCCAGGTGGAATCCTTCAAGCAACTGAAATTGGCAAAGTAA
- a CDS encoding ATP-dependent 6-phosphofructokinase gives MEKRMRIAINTGGGDAPGLNAVIEAVVMAAYNRGWEVYGIKNSYTGLLNTDEVIRLTPETVSHISNTGGTILGTTNRGNPFQMPVTNMAGEVEIRDVSDKVVENFKRLRFDCLIAVGGDGSLGIAYKLYKKGIPVVGVPKTIDNDICETVITFGFDTAVSIATEAIDRLHTTAKSHERVMVVEVMGRHSGWIALNSGLSGSADVIIIPEIPFHIDKVCDHIMELEVRGQHYAIVVAAEGAAPAGGDILDKGKGEVGRQDVVLGGVGEHLAREIAKLTGKETRSLVLGHLQRGGAPTTFDRLIALRFGAAAVRMIGERKFGTMVALDAPHIKAVPLEKIIGRIKNVPLDSDKIKTAREIGISLGD, from the coding sequence ATGGAAAAGAGAATGAGAATTGCCATAAATACCGGGGGAGGGGATGCACCCGGTCTGAATGCAGTTATTGAAGCTGTCGTTATGGCGGCATATAACAGAGGATGGGAAGTGTACGGTATCAAGAACAGCTACACCGGTCTCCTGAACACCGATGAAGTTATCCGTTTAACCCCGGAAACCGTCAGCCATATTTCCAATACGGGAGGGACGATCCTGGGGACGACAAACCGAGGCAATCCATTTCAGATGCCGGTTACGAATATGGCCGGTGAGGTTGAAATACGTGACGTATCGGATAAAGTGGTCGAAAATTTTAAGCGGCTTCGTTTTGATTGCCTGATAGCGGTGGGTGGTGACGGCAGCCTCGGAATTGCCTATAAATTGTATAAAAAGGGCATACCGGTCGTCGGTGTACCCAAGACCATTGACAACGATATCTGTGAGACAGTAATAACCTTCGGTTTCGACACTGCCGTAAGCATTGCTACCGAGGCCATAGACCGCCTTCATACTACAGCCAAGTCACATGAGCGCGTGATGGTAGTAGAGGTTATGGGGCGTCATTCGGGTTGGATCGCGCTGAACAGCGGCTTATCCGGTTCAGCTGATGTTATCATTATTCCGGAGATACCGTTTCATATTGACAAGGTTTGTGACCACATAATGGAATTGGAAGTTCGCGGGCAACATTACGCAATAGTCGTAGCTGCGGAAGGTGCAGCCCCTGCCGGCGGCGATATTCTTGATAAAGGTAAAGGAGAAGTTGGCCGCCAGGATGTTGTTCTGGGGGGTGTAGGTGAGCACTTGGCAAGAGAAATTGCAAAACTGACGGGTAAAGAGACACGGTCACTGGTTCTTGGCCATTTGCAGCGTGGCGGCGCTCCTACAACATTTGATCGGCTGATAGCGCTGCGTTTTGGTGCGGCGGCCGTTCGCATGATTGGAGAGAGAAAGTTCGGTACCATGGTAGCCCTTGATGCACCGCACATAAAGGCTGTTCCCCTTGAGAAGATAATTGGACGTATAAAGAATGTCCCCCTTGACAGTGATAAAATTAAGACGGCTCGGGAAATCGGAATCTCTCTCGGGGATTGA